Proteins from a single region of Anomalospiza imberbis isolate Cuckoo-Finch-1a 21T00152 unplaced genomic scaffold, ASM3175350v1 scaffold_53, whole genome shotgun sequence:
- the LOC137467177 gene encoding olfactory receptor 14J1-like codes for MEVFEKGERIIQILLDAAFAMKRSKVKGLAREIQFLGDLGSICTTVPKAMHNSLWDTSTISYTGCAAQLFFLVFFMSAELSLLTTMCYDRYVSICKPLHYGTLLGSRACAHMAAAAWASAFLNALLHTANTFSLPLCHGNALGQFFCEIPQILKLSCSKSYLRELGLLAVSACLGFGCFVFIVFSYVQIFRAVLRIPSEQGRHKAFSTCLPHLAVVSLFFSTAAFANLKPPSMSSPSLDLSVSVLYSVVPPALNPLIYSLRNQELTAAVWTLMTGCFQGH; via the exons atggaagtatttgagaaaggagagaggatcatccagattctgctggACGCCGCCTTTGCCATGAAGaggagcaaagtcaagggacttgcccgagagatccagttcctgggg gacctgggctccatctgcaccactgtgcccaaagccatgcacaattccctctgggacaccagcaccatctcctacacaggatgtgctgcacagctcttttttttggtctttttcatgtcagcagagctttccctcctgaccaccatgtgctacgaccgctacgtgtccatctgcaaacccctgcactacgggaccctcctgggcagcagagcttgtgcccacatggcagcagctgcctgggccagtgcctttctcaatgctctgctgcacacagccaatacattttccctgcctctgtgccatggcaatgccctgggccagttcttctgtgaaatcccacagatcctcaagctctcctgctccaaatcctacctcagggaacttgggcttcttgcagttagtgcctgtttaggatttggttgttttgtgttcattgttttctcctatgtgcagatcttcagggccgtgctgaggatcccctctgagcagggacggcacaaagccttttccacctgtctccctcacctggccgtaGTCTCCCTGTtcttcagcactgcagcatttgccaATCTCAAGCCCCCCTctatgtcctccccatcccttgATTTGTcagtgtcagttctgtactcggtggtgcctccagccctgaaccccctcatctacagcctgaggaaccaggagctcacggctgcagtgtggacactgatgactggatgctttcagggacATTGA